The Miltoncostaea oceani genome includes a region encoding these proteins:
- the rpmI gene encoding 50S ribosomal protein L35, which translates to MPKMKSKSSAKKRFRLTGTGKVKFQRAGMRHNQEKMTGKEQRHLSKEAELAPEMVRGVKRMLGKR; encoded by the coding sequence ATGCCCAAGATGAAGTCCAAGAGCTCCGCGAAGAAGCGCTTCCGCCTGACCGGTACGGGCAAGGTGAAGTTCCAGCGCGCGGGCATGCGGCACAATCAGGAGAAGATGACCGGCAAGGAGCAGCGCCACCTGTCGAAGGAGGCCGAGCTCGCGCCGGAGATGGTCCGCGGGGTCAAGCGCATGCTGGGGAAGAGGTAG
- the infC gene encoding translation initiation factor IF-3 produces the protein MPPRRGPDTRPPAGPTTRINEAIRVESVRLIDGDGENRGVVPLAQAQEIANAAGLDLVEVAADARPPVCRIMDYGKWRYEQEQKAKMARRHQSTITIKEIKFRPKIDPHDYATKKGHVERFLRHRDKVKITIMFRGRELMHPERGEAILLKLAEELKDIAIVESRPNLDGRNMVMMLGPVKKLPDEAPAAPAAGSARAAPGAPPAPPAEADAPVPTEAEAATS, from the coding sequence TTGCCACCTAGGCGCGGACCAGACACCCGTCCGCCCGCCGGGCCCACGACACGGATCAACGAGGCGATCCGCGTCGAGTCCGTGCGGCTCATCGACGGTGACGGGGAGAACCGGGGGGTCGTGCCCCTCGCCCAGGCGCAGGAGATCGCCAACGCCGCAGGCCTCGACCTCGTCGAGGTCGCCGCCGACGCGCGTCCGCCCGTCTGCCGGATCATGGATTACGGCAAGTGGCGGTACGAGCAGGAGCAGAAGGCGAAGATGGCGCGCCGGCACCAGAGCACGATCACCATCAAGGAGATCAAGTTCCGGCCGAAGATCGACCCGCACGACTACGCCACCAAGAAGGGGCACGTCGAGCGGTTCCTCCGGCACCGGGACAAGGTCAAGATCACGATCATGTTCCGCGGTCGCGAGCTCATGCACCCGGAGCGCGGCGAGGCGATCCTGCTGAAGCTCGCCGAGGAGCTGAAGGACATCGCGATCGTCGAGAGCCGTCCGAACCTCGACGGCCGCAACATGGTGATGATGCTCGGCCCGGTGAAGAAGCTGCCGGACGAGGCCCCCGCCGCCCCCGCCGCGGGGTCGGCCCGGGCCGCGCCCGGCGCACCGCCCGCCCCGCCCGCCGAGGCCGATGCCCCGGTCCCCACCGAGGCGGAGGCCGCGACCTCCTAG
- a CDS encoding aldehyde dehydrogenase family protein, with protein MTTDPHGEVLRAGRDASAAHPSLRSAGPDAVRAALTGMGRRLTDRSDAVLEANRADLDAAEGVLAPALIDRLRLDATRLARMAAQIEALSRIDDPDPLVGTRALPDGLVMEERRRPVGVIGANYEARPNVTIDVASQLVKSRNAGVLRTGGAALGSAVALHDEVIRPALAEAGIDPAAIQIVRTADREAARALVAHPRLIPLVILRGSGETTASLAREAAAHGVRTLAHADGGGVLYIDHAADMGRALALVERGLDRLGVCNRLNLLLIAAPLWVDAVPRVHEVLDRLGVRPSMPPHGHPLGLEWALEDGSEATVTLAPVEGAAEAARIANDETSGLAATVVTEDAAAAEEFLSAYAGTGAFWNATTRLLDGFELLGAPETGINVDHVPGPRGPVTFRDLVLRQYVVRPEAM; from the coding sequence ATGACGACCGATCCCCACGGTGAGGTGCTGCGGGCGGGGCGTGACGCCTCCGCCGCGCACCCGTCGCTCCGTTCCGCCGGCCCCGACGCCGTCCGCGCCGCCCTCACGGGCATGGGGCGGCGGCTGACGGACCGGTCGGACGCGGTGCTCGAGGCGAACCGCGCCGACCTCGACGCCGCCGAGGGCGTGCTCGCCCCCGCCCTGATCGACCGCCTCCGCCTCGACGCGACGCGGCTCGCGCGGATGGCGGCGCAGATCGAGGCGCTGTCCCGGATCGACGACCCCGATCCGCTCGTCGGCACCCGCGCGCTGCCCGACGGCCTGGTGATGGAGGAACGCCGCCGGCCGGTGGGGGTGATCGGCGCGAACTACGAGGCGCGCCCCAACGTGACGATCGACGTCGCCTCGCAGCTCGTGAAGTCCCGCAACGCCGGGGTCCTGCGCACCGGCGGCGCCGCCCTCGGGTCGGCCGTCGCCCTGCACGACGAGGTGATCCGCCCCGCCCTCGCGGAGGCCGGGATCGACCCCGCCGCCATCCAGATCGTGCGCACCGCCGACCGCGAGGCCGCCCGGGCGCTCGTCGCCCACCCCCGCCTCATCCCCCTCGTGATCCTCCGCGGCAGCGGGGAGACCACCGCCTCCCTCGCCCGCGAGGCCGCCGCGCACGGCGTCCGCACGCTCGCGCACGCCGACGGCGGCGGCGTGCTCTACATCGACCACGCCGCCGACATGGGGCGTGCGCTCGCCCTGGTGGAGCGCGGCCTCGACCGCCTCGGCGTCTGCAACCGCCTCAACCTGCTGCTGATCGCCGCGCCCCTGTGGGTCGACGCCGTGCCGCGCGTCCACGAGGTGCTCGACCGGCTCGGCGTCCGCCCCTCCATGCCGCCCCACGGCCACCCGCTCGGGCTGGAGTGGGCGCTCGAGGACGGCAGCGAGGCGACCGTCACGCTCGCCCCCGTCGAGGGGGCCGCGGAGGCCGCCCGCATCGCCAACGACGAGACCTCCGGCCTCGCGGCGACCGTGGTCACCGAGGACGCCGCCGCGGCGGAGGAGTTCCTGTCCGCCTACGCGGGGACCGGCGCCTTCTGGAACGCGACGACGCGGCTGCTCGACGGCTTCGAGTTGCTCGGCGCCCCGGAGACGGGGATCAACGTCGACCACGTCCCCGGACCCCGCGGCCCCGTGACGTTCCGCGACCTCGTCCTGCGCCAGTACGTGGTGCGACCGGAGGCGATGTGA
- a CDS encoding HU family DNA-binding protein gives MNKTEFVGRVAEKGDMSGAEAGRAVQAVLDVIQDALKSGEDVAFAGFGKFSVSERAARTGVNPQDPSKKVQIPARTVPRFTPGAVLKEAVAGTKKK, from the coding sequence ATGAACAAGACCGAGTTCGTCGGCCGCGTCGCCGAGAAGGGCGACATGAGTGGTGCTGAGGCCGGCCGCGCGGTCCAGGCGGTCCTCGACGTGATCCAGGACGCGCTGAAGTCCGGTGAGGACGTCGCGTTCGCCGGCTTCGGCAAGTTCTCCGTCTCGGAGCGCGCCGCCCGGACCGGTGTCAACCCGCAGGACCCGTCCAAGAAGGTCCAGATCCCGGCGCGCACGGTGCCCCGCTTCACGCCGGGGGCGGTCCTCAAGGAGGCGGTCGCGGGGACCAAGAAGAAGTAG
- a CDS encoding S1 family peptidase, with amino-acid sequence MAVNRILRAAASALAAGLALVLAGTAVAAPAGGEDRVDSMIVGGTIAPAGSWPSIVALVPAGTPSAAGAVCGGTLIAPGAVLTAAHCVVQDGLPLAPAEIDVIAGTSDLAGAGERIAIAAIRVHPTYRAPGDGADAAVLILARLSTAPVAAFARAGQDAADVDRAGEIAGWGARSETDTIGSTSLLSAPVTVFGSSRCARYLGGAYSARLAICAGRPEGGVDTCSGDSGGPLRDGAGLLIGVTSWGVGCGRAGRPGVYTRVAAVADWIDAATAAPAAPVAAPAAVAAAPRVRALAGRARPGAVARLRYRLLGRGETTREQIVIRSGGRVIARLRTAAGPARADLQYTVTWRVPRRLAAGRSLRFCVSTRVVAGAEGPAASCATLRLARR; translated from the coding sequence ATGGCCGTGAACCGCATCCTCCGCGCCGCCGCCTCCGCACTCGCCGCCGGCCTCGCGCTGGTCCTGGCGGGCACCGCGGTCGCCGCCCCGGCCGGCGGCGAGGATCGCGTGGACTCCATGATCGTCGGGGGCACGATCGCCCCCGCGGGGAGCTGGCCGTCGATCGTCGCGCTGGTGCCGGCCGGCACCCCGTCGGCCGCCGGCGCCGTCTGCGGCGGCACCCTCATCGCCCCGGGCGCGGTCCTCACCGCCGCCCACTGCGTCGTCCAGGACGGGCTGCCGCTGGCGCCCGCCGAGATCGACGTCATCGCCGGGACCTCCGACCTGGCCGGCGCCGGGGAGCGCATCGCGATCGCCGCGATCCGCGTCCACCCGACCTACCGGGCGCCCGGCGACGGCGCCGACGCCGCGGTGCTGATCCTCGCCAGGCTGAGCACCGCCCCGGTCGCGGCCTTCGCCCGCGCCGGCCAGGACGCCGCCGACGTGGACCGCGCCGGGGAGATCGCCGGCTGGGGCGCCCGCTCCGAGACCGACACCATCGGCTCCACCTCCCTGCTCTCCGCGCCCGTCACGGTCTTCGGCTCCTCCCGCTGCGCCCGGTACCTCGGCGGCGCCTACAGCGCCCGCCTCGCGATCTGCGCCGGCCGCCCCGAGGGCGGCGTGGACACCTGCTCCGGCGACAGCGGCGGCCCGCTCCGCGACGGCGCCGGCCTGCTCATCGGCGTCACGAGCTGGGGCGTCGGCTGCGGCCGCGCCGGCCGGCCCGGCGTCTACACCCGCGTCGCCGCCGTCGCCGACTGGATCGACGCCGCGACGGCCGCCCCCGCCGCACCGGTCGCCGCCCCCGCCGCGGTCGCCGCCGCCCCGCGCGTCCGCGCCCTGGCCGGCCGCGCCCGCCCCGGCGCCGTCGCCCGCCTGCGGTACCGCCTGCTCGGCCGCGGCGAGACCACCCGCGAGCAGATCGTCATCCGCTCCGGCGGCCGCGTCATCGCCCGGCTGCGCACCGCCGCCGGCCCGGCGCGCGCCGACCTGCAGTACACCGTCACCTGGAGGGTCCCGCGCCGCCTGGCCGCCGGGCGCTCCCTGCGCTTCTGCGTCAGCACGCGCGTCGTGGCCGGCGCCGAGGGCCCCGCCGCCTCCTGCGCCACCCTGCGCCTCGCGCGCCGCTAG
- a CDS encoding aldo/keto reductase, which translates to MGGTRRLGTGGPEVGPVAFGAMSFAGYYGAADAEEGVRAVHRAIDLGITLIDTAEAYGGGSNEELVGRAIAGRRDAVVLATKASRGAPGYLRDAAEASLRRLGVDHIDVYYLHRVDGDVPIEESVGAMSRLVEEGRVRHIGLSEAGPGTIRRAHAVHPVAALQSEWSLLYRDPERDVLPVLRELGIAYVAYSPLSRGLLTGRIRTPDDLAPDDWRRQVPRFQDDHLARNLEVVGALAEIAERRGIDLATLSLAWLLAQGDDVVPLVGTSRASRLDEVAAAADVTLTADELAAIGAAAPFGSASGDRYPSDYMPRLGL; encoded by the coding sequence ATGGGCGGGACACGCAGGCTGGGCACCGGTGGACCCGAGGTCGGGCCGGTCGCGTTCGGGGCGATGAGCTTCGCGGGGTACTATGGCGCGGCGGACGCCGAGGAGGGCGTCCGCGCCGTCCACCGCGCCATCGACCTGGGGATCACGCTCATCGACACCGCCGAGGCGTACGGCGGCGGGAGCAACGAGGAGCTGGTGGGCCGGGCGATCGCCGGCCGGCGCGACGCGGTCGTGCTGGCCACGAAGGCGAGCCGCGGAGCGCCCGGCTACCTGCGGGACGCCGCCGAGGCGAGCCTGCGCCGCCTCGGGGTCGACCACATCGACGTCTACTACCTGCACCGCGTCGACGGGGACGTGCCGATCGAGGAGTCCGTCGGGGCCATGTCGCGCCTCGTCGAGGAGGGCCGGGTGCGGCACATCGGGTTGTCGGAGGCCGGCCCCGGCACGATCCGCCGCGCCCACGCGGTCCACCCGGTCGCGGCCCTGCAGAGCGAGTGGTCGCTCCTGTACCGCGACCCCGAGCGGGACGTCCTGCCGGTGCTGCGCGAGCTCGGCATCGCCTACGTCGCCTACAGCCCCCTGTCGCGGGGCCTCCTGACGGGCCGCATCCGCACGCCCGACGACCTCGCCCCCGACGACTGGCGACGGCAGGTCCCGCGCTTCCAGGACGACCACCTCGCCCGCAACCTCGAGGTGGTGGGCGCGCTCGCGGAGATCGCGGAGCGCCGCGGCATCGACCTGGCGACGCTGTCGCTCGCGTGGCTGCTCGCCCAGGGCGACGACGTCGTCCCCCTGGTCGGGACGAGCCGGGCGTCGCGCCTCGACGAGGTCGCCGCGGCGGCCGACGTGACGCTGACCGCCGACGAGCTCGCCGCCATCGGCGCCGCCGCCCCGTTCGGGTCGGCGTCCGGCGACCGCTACCCCTCCGACTACATGCCGCGCCTCGGCCTCTGA
- a CDS encoding 3-hydroxyacyl-CoA dehydrogenase family protein has product MDDAEHTTPARATVLGTGAMGPEIAAALAAAGVAVTLAGRDAGAAARAAGRAREMAGDGAPIAAAGIDAAAFAGSGLVVETISEDLGAKRDLLARVAPWVEPGARVVTNTSSLRIGDLAGALPDPARFAGLHFLKPAHLTAVVEVVPGPDTTPDTTAALVELAGRMGKTPLVVRADVPGFIWNRIQFAVLRECLHMLEAGVADAADIDAAVADGLAPRWMAAGPLATADLGGLRTFARVSEQLFPELSAAREVPDALARPARESGALAPWTAGAGEALADLRADALAAGRGITARRRGLGA; this is encoded by the coding sequence GTGGACGATGCGGAGCACACGACCCCGGCCCGCGCGACGGTGCTCGGCACCGGGGCGATGGGTCCCGAGATCGCCGCGGCCCTCGCGGCCGCGGGGGTGGCGGTCACGCTCGCGGGACGCGACGCGGGGGCGGCGGCCCGCGCCGCGGGCCGTGCCCGCGAGATGGCCGGCGACGGCGCGCCGATCGCGGCGGCGGGCATCGACGCCGCCGCGTTCGCGGGCTCGGGGCTCGTGGTCGAGACGATCTCGGAGGACCTCGGCGCGAAGCGCGACCTGCTGGCGCGCGTCGCGCCGTGGGTGGAGCCGGGCGCGCGGGTCGTCACGAACACGTCGAGCCTGCGCATCGGCGACCTCGCCGGCGCGCTCCCCGACCCGGCCCGGTTCGCGGGCCTCCACTTCCTGAAGCCCGCGCACCTGACGGCCGTCGTCGAGGTCGTGCCGGGGCCGGACACGACGCCGGACACCACGGCGGCGCTGGTGGAGCTGGCGGGCCGCATGGGCAAGACGCCGCTCGTCGTGCGCGCCGACGTCCCGGGGTTCATCTGGAACCGCATCCAGTTCGCCGTGCTGCGGGAGTGCCTGCACATGCTGGAGGCGGGCGTGGCGGACGCGGCCGACATCGACGCCGCCGTCGCCGACGGCCTCGCCCCCCGGTGGATGGCCGCCGGCCCGCTCGCCACGGCCGACCTCGGCGGCCTGAGGACGTTCGCGCGGGTCTCGGAGCAGCTCTTCCCCGAGCTGTCCGCCGCCCGGGAGGTGCCGGACGCCCTGGCGCGCCCGGCGCGCGAGAGCGGCGCCCTCGCGCCGTGGACGGCGGGGGCGGGCGAGGCGCTGGCGGACCTGCGGGCGGACGCGTTGGCCGCGGGGCGCGGCATCACCGCCCGCCGGCGGGGGCTCGGGGCGTGA
- a CDS encoding TIM barrel protein, with protein MIALSAHLGTLFGELPPLERPAAAAACGFDAVEAWWPPAPDPGEWIAAVRGAGVRAVLVNADGGDLAAGERGYCNVRGRGDDAVRAAVAAARVVRACGGEVVNLLVGRDTGGRPLREQLDLARGVVREAADEVGRLGARIVVEHLNDRDVDRPLIATPGAAAAFVRDVRHDGVGVLLDAYHAARAGLDPLAEVQAVGDLIGHAQFADHPGRGAPGTGDLDVDAFVAGLDAVGYAGHVGLEFVPDGPTAAVLTPLASRT; from the coding sequence GTGATCGCCCTCTCCGCCCACCTGGGGACGCTCTTCGGGGAGCTCCCGCCGCTGGAGCGGCCCGCGGCCGCCGCGGCGTGCGGGTTCGACGCGGTGGAGGCGTGGTGGCCGCCCGCGCCCGACCCCGGCGAGTGGATCGCCGCGGTCCGCGGGGCGGGGGTGCGGGCGGTGCTGGTCAACGCCGACGGCGGCGACCTGGCGGCGGGGGAGCGCGGCTACTGCAACGTGCGGGGGCGTGGGGACGACGCCGTGCGCGCGGCGGTCGCCGCCGCCCGCGTCGTGCGTGCCTGCGGCGGTGAGGTCGTGAACCTGCTGGTCGGCCGCGACACCGGGGGGCGTCCGCTCCGGGAGCAGCTCGACCTGGCACGCGGCGTCGTGCGCGAGGCTGCCGACGAGGTCGGGCGCCTCGGCGCGCGCATCGTGGTGGAGCACCTGAACGACCGCGACGTGGACCGCCCCCTGATCGCGACCCCCGGTGCGGCCGCCGCCTTCGTCCGCGACGTCCGGCACGACGGCGTGGGGGTCCTCCTCGACGCCTACCACGCGGCCCGCGCCGGGCTCGATCCGCTCGCGGAGGTGCAGGCCGTCGGCGACCTGATCGGCCACGCCCAGTTCGCGGACCACCCCGGCCGTGGCGCGCCCGGGACGGGCGACCTCGACGTCGACGCGTTCGTCGCCGGGCTCGACGCGGTGGGCTACGCGGGCCACGTGGGGCTCGAGTTCGTCCCCGACGGTCCCACGGCGGCGGTCCTCACCCCCCTGGCGTCCCGGACCTGA
- a CDS encoding YaaA family protein has product MATVLLLPPSEGKAPGGRGPAWPSAATAFPALAADRARVRDAVRVALAEGEAAAGRLLGVRGPHLARAFAEWDELDDAPTMAAASRYAGVVWGALDPATLTPAARRRLRAWVLVPSGLWGVSAATDPLPAYRLKMAARVPPLGGLAAFWRPRITPVIAARAGAGWVIDLLPGEHAAAIDPDLLAPARLLRVEIVDGGPDGRRAAGHDGKAVKGRLARAILEAGARDPASIARLDVEGLTLDASLRSSGRGRPARIVFTRAPG; this is encoded by the coding sequence GTGGCGACCGTCCTCCTCCTGCCCCCCTCCGAGGGCAAGGCCCCCGGGGGACGTGGCCCCGCCTGGCCGTCCGCCGCGACGGCGTTCCCCGCCCTCGCCGCCGACCGGGCCCGGGTGCGTGACGCCGTCCGCGTCGCGCTGGCGGAGGGGGAGGCGGCGGCGGGCCGCCTGCTCGGGGTCCGCGGCCCGCACCTCGCGCGCGCCTTCGCGGAGTGGGACGAGCTCGACGACGCCCCCACGATGGCGGCGGCCTCCCGCTACGCCGGGGTGGTGTGGGGCGCCCTCGACCCCGCGACCCTCACCCCGGCCGCCCGGCGCCGCCTCCGCGCCTGGGTGCTCGTGCCGTCGGGGCTCTGGGGGGTCAGCGCGGCGACCGACCCGCTCCCCGCCTACCGCCTCAAGATGGCCGCGCGGGTGCCGCCCCTCGGCGGCCTGGCCGCGTTCTGGCGCCCCCGGATCACGCCGGTGATCGCCGCACGCGCCGGCGCCGGGTGGGTGATCGACCTGCTCCCGGGGGAGCACGCCGCGGCGATCGACCCGGACCTCCTGGCCCCGGCCCGCCTCCTCCGCGTCGAGATCGTCGACGGGGGCCCCGACGGCCGCCGCGCCGCCGGCCACGACGGCAAGGCGGTGAAGGGGAGGCTCGCGCGGGCGATCCTCGAGGCGGGGGCACGCGACCCCGCGTCGATCGCCCGGCTGGACGTCGAGGGTCTCACCCTCGACGCGAGCCTGAGGTCTTCCGGCCGCGGGCGCCCCGCGCGGATCGTCTTCACACGGGCGCCCGGCTGA
- a CDS encoding endonuclease/exonuclease/phosphatase family protein, with protein MRIGTWNLAGRWSEAHRRLIEDAACDVWLLTEVGARTDLTSGHLVRSAAMPGTGGRSWAALWSREPLHAVPSVHEAAAVAHWRDLLLCSCVLPWRSARATWPDTAANVAGMTRAALGRLRPALTGSSVPVVWGGDWNHAMDGTEYAGTKAGRVAIAELVAEVGLTITTRDAPHRIEGLLSIDHIAVPAGWRVVSCHRIPAIDESRCLSDHDAYATEVGPGA; from the coding sequence GTGCGCATCGGGACCTGGAACCTCGCGGGACGCTGGTCCGAGGCGCATCGGCGCCTCATCGAGGACGCCGCCTGCGACGTCTGGCTGCTCACCGAGGTCGGCGCGAGGACCGACCTGACGTCGGGGCACCTGGTCCGGTCGGCCGCGATGCCCGGGACGGGTGGTCGCTCCTGGGCCGCCCTCTGGAGCCGGGAGCCGCTCCATGCGGTCCCGTCCGTCCACGAGGCGGCGGCCGTGGCGCACTGGCGGGACCTCCTCCTCTGCAGCTGCGTCCTCCCCTGGCGGAGCGCACGCGCGACCTGGCCGGACACCGCGGCGAACGTGGCGGGGATGACGCGTGCGGCGCTCGGGCGGTTGCGGCCCGCGCTGACCGGCTCCTCCGTCCCCGTCGTCTGGGGCGGCGACTGGAACCACGCCATGGACGGCACGGAGTACGCGGGTACGAAGGCCGGGCGCGTCGCCATCGCCGAGCTGGTCGCCGAGGTCGGCCTGACGATCACGACGAGGGACGCGCCCCACAGGATCGAGGGTCTCCTGAGCATCGATCACATCGCCGTCCCGGCGGGCTGGCGCGTCGTGTCGTGCCACCGGATCCCGGCGATCGACGAGAGCCGCTGTCTCAGCGACCACGACGCCTACGCGACCGAGGTCGGGCCGGGGGCCTGA
- a CDS encoding DUF1028 domain-containing protein — protein sequence MIATTVSIVARCPRTAQLGVAAVTAGLGVGKLVPRAEAGAGAVATQALVNPYHGVDGLRLMGEGLSAREALDRVIAVDPDRERRQTAMVDARGGSAAWTGSGTLPWSGHTSRPGVSVQGNRLVGPEVLHVMLAAYEASGPDVALAARLLGALEAAEAAGADREGALSAALVVVDSEAYPLWDLRIDRADDPVAALRDLYAVTLTDLLPHVLELPRRDQGAGAAAPGEGPPRWV from the coding sequence GTGATCGCCACCACCGTCTCGATCGTCGCGCGGTGCCCGCGCACCGCGCAGCTCGGCGTCGCCGCGGTGACGGCCGGCCTCGGGGTCGGCAAGCTCGTCCCCCGCGCCGAGGCGGGCGCCGGCGCCGTCGCGACGCAGGCGCTCGTGAACCCGTACCACGGCGTCGACGGCCTGCGGCTCATGGGGGAGGGCCTGTCCGCGCGGGAGGCGCTCGACCGGGTGATCGCGGTGGATCCCGACCGGGAGCGCCGCCAGACGGCGATGGTCGACGCGCGCGGCGGGTCGGCGGCGTGGACCGGTTCGGGCACCCTGCCCTGGTCGGGGCACACGAGCCGCCCGGGGGTGTCGGTGCAGGGCAACCGGCTCGTCGGCCCGGAGGTGCTCCACGTGATGCTGGCGGCCTACGAGGCCTCCGGCCCGGACGTCGCCCTCGCCGCCCGCCTCCTCGGCGCCCTCGAGGCGGCGGAGGCCGCGGGGGCCGACCGCGAGGGCGCCCTCTCCGCGGCCCTCGTCGTCGTCGACTCCGAGGCGTACCCGTTGTGGGACCTCCGCATCGACCGGGCCGACGACCCGGTCGCCGCACTCCGGGACCTGTACGCCGTCACGCTCACCGACCTCCTGCCCCACGTCCTGGAGCTGCCCCGCCGCGACCAGGGCGCGGGCGCGGCCGCGCCCGGTGAGGGTCCGCCCCGCTGGGTCTGA